One genomic region from bacterium encodes:
- a CDS encoding homocysteine S-methyltransferase family protein produces the protein MPSKRAIPAATPQAVQSLTARPILLDGALGTELERRGVSCKLPLWTAEAIMEAPEQVRAVHRSYVEAGAHVITAGTFRTTRWVFSKVGMPERAKEVTMRAVQLARDAASAKQDPAPTLVAGSIAPLEDCYHPELAPGDLVLQAEHRHNAQTLAEAGVDIILVETQNSLREARIATHFARQTGIPVWTSFILKSDTELLNGDSLRDAARDVVKYGAAAVLVNCISPQIAAQAVMNLSMHVHGEIMIGVYPNALDRSITPGEFADWGINIKSIADIIGGCCGIAPEHISALQRRLSTIA, from the coding sequence GTGCCTTCAAAGCGCGCAATCCCTGCGGCCACTCCGCAAGCCGTGCAGAGCCTGACGGCGCGACCCATACTCCTCGACGGTGCTCTCGGTACCGAGCTCGAGCGGCGCGGGGTATCCTGCAAGCTTCCCCTGTGGACAGCCGAGGCCATCATGGAGGCTCCAGAACAGGTGCGCGCTGTCCATCGGTCGTATGTCGAAGCAGGTGCGCATGTCATCACCGCCGGGACATTCCGCACGACTCGCTGGGTATTCTCCAAAGTCGGCATGCCCGAGCGTGCCAAAGAAGTGACGATGCGCGCAGTTCAATTGGCAAGGGACGCCGCGTCAGCGAAACAGGATCCAGCGCCCACGCTGGTGGCGGGCTCGATTGCGCCATTGGAAGATTGCTATCATCCCGAACTTGCACCCGGTGATTTGGTTCTACAAGCAGAGCATCGCCACAACGCGCAAACACTCGCTGAAGCCGGAGTGGACATCATTCTGGTCGAAACACAGAACTCATTGCGCGAAGCGAGAATTGCCACGCACTTCGCGCGCCAAACCGGAATTCCCGTGTGGACGTCGTTCATTTTGAAATCCGACACCGAACTGCTGAACGGCGACTCACTGCGTGATGCCGCGCGGGACGTGGTCAAATACGGCGCCGCAGCCGTACTCGTCAACTGCATTTCTCCCCAAATCGCCGCGCAGGCCGTCATGAACCTCAGCATGCACGTGCACGGGGAAATCATGATAGGGGTCTATCCCAACGCACTCGACCGTTCGATCACACCCGGCGAGTTTGCCGACTGGGGCATAAACATCAAGTCCATCGCCGACATCATCGGCGGTTGCTGCGGCATCGCACCGGAACATATTAGCGCACTGCAGCGCCGCTTGTCCACCATCGCATAA